In a single window of the Renibacterium salmoninarum ATCC 33209 genome:
- a CDS encoding aminotransferase class I/II-fold pyridoxal phosphate-dependent enzyme produces the protein MHAELEGALCTLTDRPTALIFSSGYLANLGALTALTGRGAVIFSDEHAHASLIDAARLSRARVEVFPHSDLRALEMMLQVRQETRAVVVVESIYSVLGDAAPLRELAQLCARFDALLLVDEAHGLGVSGSGRGGVWAAGLAKAEHVVATVTLSKSLGAQGGAVLAG, from the coding sequence CCAACGGCTTTGATATTTTCTAGCGGGTATTTGGCCAATCTGGGTGCTCTCACCGCGCTGACTGGGCGCGGGGCGGTGATCTTTTCTGATGAACACGCACACGCTTCTTTGATTGACGCGGCGAGGTTGTCTCGGGCCAGAGTCGAGGTCTTTCCACATTCGGATCTGCGCGCATTAGAAATGATGTTGCAGGTTCGCCAGGAAACCCGCGCAGTGGTGGTGGTTGAATCGATCTATTCAGTTTTAGGCGATGCGGCACCGTTACGAGAATTAGCGCAATTATGCGCCCGTTTTGACGCTTTGCTGCTTGTCGATGAGGCGCACGGTCTTGGCGTAAGCGGTTCCGGCCGGGGTGGCGTCTGGGCGGCCGGGCTGGCCAAAGCGGAACACGTAGTAGCCACCGTGACGTTGTCGAAATCTTTGGGAGCGCAAGGGGGAGCGGTGCTGGCCGGTTAG
- a CDS encoding 8-amino-7-oxononanoate synthase — translation MREHLLNTARNCIFDTALAPASAAAAACQIIAVEPQRVAKLHQVAGAIAQAAGIEASAGAVQSLRMANAAQAEKISLRLRAEGILVGCFRPPSVPDGISRLRFTARGCCSS, via the coding sequence GTGCGTGAGCATTTACTGAACACGGCCCGCAACTGTATTTTTGATACCGCGCTTGCGCCGGCTTCAGCGGCAGCGGCAGCGTGCCAGATCATCGCCGTCGAACCCCAAAGGGTAGCAAAGCTACACCAGGTGGCCGGAGCAATTGCGCAGGCGGCCGGAATCGAGGCCTCCGCTGGCGCCGTGCAGTCGCTGCGAATGGCCAATGCGGCTCAGGCAGAAAAAATCAGTTTGCGACTTCGTGCCGAAGGCATTCTGGTTGGGTGCTTTCGACCGCCCAGTGTGCCGGACGGAATCTCCCGACTTCGATTCACCGCGCGCGGATGTTGCTCCAGCTGA
- the bioD gene encoding dethiobiotin synthase: MKNVLALPKVVFVTGTDTDVGKTITTAALAAVFAQVGSVAIYKPVQTGVEAGEAGDTAEVARLAGVQNTFEGARYSAPMAPVAAAEKENRELPSLASHVRNVVELSQRFDRVLVEGSGGLLVELDGAGGTLADLAAGFALAAGNGTASESGVVLVARAGLGTLNHAALTIEALQTRGLDLVGVVLGSVPAIPNVVERSNQEVFAASRNKLLAQVPAGVAKMQAKAFCEAAGLWFEPEAVWSTPRS; the protein is encoded by the coding sequence ATGAAAAATGTTTTAGCGCTGCCCAAGGTTGTGTTTGTCACCGGAACAGATACCGACGTCGGCAAAACCATCACCACCGCGGCGCTCGCTGCCGTGTTTGCGCAGGTAGGTTCAGTAGCGATCTATAAACCGGTGCAAACCGGTGTTGAAGCCGGCGAAGCGGGGGATACGGCCGAAGTAGCCAGGCTGGCTGGCGTGCAAAATACTTTCGAAGGCGCACGGTACTCGGCGCCGATGGCTCCGGTCGCGGCTGCCGAGAAAGAAAATCGCGAGCTACCAAGCTTGGCATCGCACGTGAGGAATGTGGTTGAGCTCAGTCAGCGCTTCGACCGAGTTCTCGTTGAAGGTTCCGGCGGGCTGTTGGTCGAATTGGACGGTGCCGGCGGAACGCTTGCAGACTTAGCCGCTGGATTCGCCCTAGCCGCTGGAAACGGAACGGCGTCAGAATCTGGCGTAGTGCTGGTGGCCAGGGCCGGATTAGGCACCTTGAATCACGCCGCTCTGACTATCGAAGCATTGCAGACGCGCGGGCTTGACCTTGTTGGGGTGGTACTTGGTAGTGTGCCTGCGATTCCGAATGTTGTTGAGCGGAGTAATCAAGAAGTTTTTGCAGCCAGCCGAAACAAGCTTTTGGCGCAAGTTCCGGCCGGCGTCGCAAAAATGCAGGCCAAAGCGTTTTGTGAAGCTGCCGGATTGTGGTTTGAGCCAGAAGCCGTTTGGAGTACGCCCAGAAGCTAG
- a CDS encoding isocitrate lyase/PEP mutase family protein: protein MQTLRSKNSAQKNFSAKGQRLLDLHNAAEILQVINVWDVVSAKVIADLDGSQALATASHSIAASYGYEDGEKIPRELIIEAVGRIVAATNLPVSADLEGGYGDASETIRQAIGVGIVGANLEDQLKPFDEAVGAVRAAVKAAEVEGVQFALNTRTDVFAKGPKDADKNEQLAEAIKRGQAFLAEGATNVFVPGLFDAATVSALVEGIGFNKVSLIGVSGSLAPAELKQLGISRISYGPLTQRLALTALQSAAKKLLAGGVLPDGIKALN from the coding sequence ATTCAAACCCTCCGATCAAAGAACTCAGCACAAAAGAACTTCAGTGCAAAAGGTCAACGGCTCCTTGATCTGCACAATGCGGCCGAGATTCTCCAGGTAATCAACGTTTGGGATGTCGTCTCAGCGAAAGTCATCGCGGACCTTGACGGCAGCCAAGCCCTCGCTACGGCGAGCCACTCGATTGCCGCTTCTTACGGTTATGAAGACGGCGAAAAAATCCCTCGTGAACTGATTATCGAGGCTGTTGGGCGCATCGTGGCAGCCACGAACTTGCCAGTTAGTGCGGATCTTGAAGGTGGCTATGGCGATGCGTCCGAGACTATCCGGCAAGCGATCGGCGTTGGCATTGTTGGCGCTAACTTAGAAGACCAGTTGAAGCCTTTCGATGAAGCAGTCGGCGCAGTACGTGCCGCGGTCAAGGCCGCGGAGGTTGAAGGCGTCCAGTTCGCACTCAATACGCGTACCGATGTTTTCGCCAAAGGGCCCAAAGATGCGGATAAGAACGAGCAATTAGCGGAAGCCATTAAACGCGGCCAGGCTTTCTTGGCTGAGGGCGCAACAAACGTCTTCGTTCCAGGTCTCTTCGACGCGGCAACCGTATCTGCTTTAGTTGAAGGAATCGGCTTCAATAAAGTTTCGCTCATCGGCGTATCTGGCTCCCTTGCGCCCGCGGAGCTCAAGCAACTAGGTATTTCACGAATCTCATACGGACCGCTGACCCAGCGTCTAGCCCTTACCGCCTTGCAATCCGCGGCCAAAAAGCTTCTGGCTGGCGGCGTACTACCGGACGGTATCAAAGCACTCAACTAG
- a CDS encoding DUF222 domain-containing protein: MLLTVMNAGTNPRAQTVAQRSLDDRSLPQKYLDTLTDALKAALRTDLLPLSGGSRPQLLATASFKELLGEFEASRDSGFGETDSTESPTSARLAFTGPINAKNIRALACEADIIPMVFGSKGQVLDVGASNRLFNRTQRSALVARDKGYSFPDCTIPAAWCESHHVQWWSRNPWTAVENGALLCSHHHHLIHQDHWQIEMRDGVPWFIPPPWADAQRKARRNLFHQI; this comes from the coding sequence GTGCTGCTCACGGTGATGAATGCGGGCACCAATCCGCGCGCACAGACCGTAGCGCAACGCAGCCTGGATGATCGTTCGCTTCCGCAAAAATACTTGGACACGCTGACGGATGCCCTGAAGGCAGCGCTGCGAACCGACTTACTTCCGCTTAGCGGCGGATCTAGACCACAATTGTTGGCCACCGCGAGCTTTAAAGAATTGCTCGGCGAGTTCGAAGCATCGAGGGACTCGGGGTTTGGTGAGACAGATTCCACTGAGTCTCCAACATCAGCCAGACTCGCTTTCACAGGCCCGATCAATGCCAAGAACATTCGGGCGCTCGCCTGTGAAGCAGACATCATTCCGATGGTTTTTGGCAGCAAAGGCCAAGTGCTTGACGTTGGAGCCAGCAACCGACTCTTCAACCGGACACAACGCTCTGCCTTGGTAGCCAGAGATAAAGGCTACAGTTTCCCGGACTGCACTATTCCCGCTGCCTGGTGCGAATCTCACCACGTTCAGTGGTGGTCGCGAAATCCCTGGACTGCGGTAGAAAACGGTGCACTACTTTGTTCACATCACCATCATCTGATTCACCAAGACCATTGGCAGATCGAAATGCGCGACGGCGTGCCCTGGTTCATCCCGCCGCCATGGGCTGATGCTCAACGCAAGGCGCGCCGAAATCTCTTCCACCAGATTTGA